A genomic segment from Nicotiana tabacum cultivar K326 chromosome 9, ASM71507v2, whole genome shotgun sequence encodes:
- the LOC107803098 gene encoding uncharacterized protein LOC107803098, with translation MSVAFLQQSFLISPPLSSAYKPRKNTSYFPVHSTKILCKHTPDDEPQDSFRKSENKWGKLALVAVAAGILTVGSVDPASAAKTGGRVGGQAFRSSAPRSSSPRINNSRTNIYVNPPVAPPLVGGYGYGVPFYGGWGWSPFSFFAPGPGVAVGVGGGFDTLVLFLVLGAVASVLRRVLRSRDEDEY, from the exons ATGTCTGTAGCATTTCTACAGCAAAGTTTCCTAATTAGTCCTCCTCTTTCTTCAGCATACAAACCCAGAAAAAATACCTCTTACTTTCCTGTACATAGCACTAAAATCTTGTGCAAACACACCCCAGATGATGAACCACAAGACTCTTTtag gaAAAGTGAAAATAAATGGGGTAAGTTGGCATTAGTAGCAGTGGCAGCTGGGATATTGACAGTGGGGTCAGTGGATCCAGCTTCAGCTGCTAAGACTGGTGGTCGAGTTGGTGGTCAGGCTTTTCGATCTTCAGCTCCTCGCTCTTCTTCACCTAGGATCAATAATTCTAG AACAAATATCTATGTCAATCCACCAGTTGCTCCTCCTCTAGTTGGTGGATATGGGTATGGTGTGCCATTCTATGGTGGATGGGGCTGGTCGCCTTTCTCGTTCTTCGCACCAGGCCCTGGTGTTGCCGTTGGCGTCGGAGGTGGATTCGATACGCTGGTGCTGTTCTTGGTTCTTGGTGCTGTTGCTTCTGTTCTTCGGAGGGTTCTTCGGTCAAGAGACGAAGATGAATACTAG